From a single Lolium rigidum isolate FL_2022 chromosome 7, APGP_CSIRO_Lrig_0.1, whole genome shotgun sequence genomic region:
- the LOC124679357 gene encoding uncharacterized acetyltransferase At3g50280-like, with protein sequence MGSNEQMGTVAADHVQIVSRRMIKPPSDSEEAVNIHLTPWDLCLLTIDYVQKGILLPKPPAGAAGERLVDTLASSFARALGKFYPFAGRLVVEPHDGGTIAVLLRCTGEGAEFIHAVAPGVAVADIIGSLHIPSVVCELFPLNHVLSADAATEPLPVLSAQVTELADAVFISMSMNHSVGDGTAFWEFLNTWSEINRGGVDLHEVRTPAPVHQRFFIDTSPVPIRLPVSKLQDVVRRFERPTVQECFFTFSAASIQKLKARANSETDATVAISSLHALLAHVWRAVSRARRLPPGQETSHSLLIGCRGRVKGIPEGYLGNAAVFGKASSTVGEILDKGLGWTAWQLSRVVASFDEAAMADWLDRWTREPNFVYAGNKLFGGAGAAVATRSSPGFDVFGNDFGWGKPVAVTSGPSNKTDGKVTVFEGAERGGSMSLEVCIAPDALQRLLVDEEFMDAVTVSMP encoded by the coding sequence ATGGGCAGCAACGAACAGATGGGAACAGTCGCCGCGGACCATGTCCAGATCGTATCTCGGCGCATGATCAAGCCGCCGTCGGactcagaggaggctgtgaacatcCACCTCACGCCCTGGGATCTCTGCCTCCTCACCATAGACTATGTCCAGAAGGGCATACTCCTGCCCAAGCCGCCCGCCGGCGCAGCCGGGGAGCGTCTCGTCGACACCCTCGCGTCCTCTTTCGCGCGCGCCCTGGGCAAGTTCTACCCCTTCGCCGGCCGGCTAGTCGTGGAGCCTCACGACGGCGGGACTATCGCTGTCCTGTTGCGGTGCACGGGAGAAGGCGCTGAGTTCATCCACGCGGTGGCGCCCGGCGTCGCCGTCGCGGACATCATCGGCTCGTTACACATCCCTTCGGTGGTCTGCGAACTCTTCCCGCTCAACCATGTGCTCAGTGCGGACGCCGCCACGGAGCCGCTTCCTGTGCTGTCAGCGCAGGtcaccgagctcgccgacgctgtCTTCATCAGCATGTCGATGAACCACTCCGTAGGCGACGGCACCGCCTTCTGGGAGTTCTTGAACACCTGGTCAGAGATCAACCGAGGTGGCGTCGATCTGCACGAGGTACGGACGCCGGCACCGGTGCACCAGAGGTTTTTCATCGACACCAGCCCCGTGCCGATCCGCCTGCCGGTCAGCAAGCTGCAGGACGTGGTCCGGCGGTTCGAGCGCCCGACGGTACAAGAATGCTTCTTCACCTTCTCCGCTGCGAGCATCCAGAAGCTCAAGGCCAGGGCGAACAGCGAGACGGACGCCACCGTCGCAATCTCCTCGCTCCATGCCCTGCTCGCGCATGTTTGGCGGGCGGTGTCCCGTGCTCGGCGCCTCCCGCCGGGGCAGGAGACGTCTCACTCTCTGCTCATCGGATGCCGGGGACGTGTGAAGGGCATACCAGAGGGTTACTTGGGCAACGCAGCGGTGTTCGGCAAGGCGAGCTCCACCGTCGGCGAGATCCTAGACAAGGGGCTAGGCTGGACGGCGTGGCAGCTGAGTCGCGTGGTGGCGTCGTTCGACGAGGCTGCCATGGCGGACTGGCTCGATCGCTGGACCCGAGAGCCGAATTTCGTCTACGCGGGGAACAAGTTGTTCggaggtgcaggtgctgccgtcgCGACTAGGAGCTCACCAGGATTCGACGTGTTTGGGAACGACTTCGGATGGGGAAAGCCGGTTGCCGTGACGAGCGGCCCCAGCAACAAGACGGACGGGAAGGTGACAGTGTTTGAGGGGGCTGAGCGTGGAGGGAGCATGTCGCTGGAGGTGTGCATCGCGCCGGACGCGCTGCAGAGACTTCTCGTCGATGAGGAGTTCATGGACGCTGTGACTGTGAGCATGCCGTAA
- the LOC124672196 gene encoding uncharacterized acetyltransferase At3g50280-like, with protein MGSKEQTGPDGADPVRIISRRMIKPPPSPSDSGEAVNIHLTPWDLRLITIDYIQKGILLPKPPTGGVGERLVDTLASSFERALCKFYPFAGRLVVEPHDGGTVAVLLRCTGEGAEFIHAVAPGVAVADIVGSLHIPSVVWEFFPLNYVLGADAATESLPVLSAQVTELADGVFISMSMNHSAGDGTAFWEFFNSWSEINRGGIDLHEVRTPAPVHQRFFLDTSPVPVRLPFSKLRDVVRRFERRPVEECFFTFSAASIQKLKARANSETAATVVAISSLHALLAHVWRAVSRARRLPPGQETSHSLLIGCRGRVKCIPEGYLGNAAVFGKASSTVGEILDKGLGWTAWQLSRVVASFDEAAMADWLDRWTREPEFVYAGNKSVGGAGAAVATRSSPHFDVFGNDFGWGKPVAVRSGPSNKTDGKVTVFEGGERGGSMSLEVCIAPDALQRLLVDEEFMDAVTVSMP; from the coding sequence ATGGGCAGCAAGGAGCAGACAGGACCAGACGGGGCGGACCCTGTCCGGATCATCTCTCGGCGCATGAtcaagccgccgccgtcgccgtcggatTCGGGGGAGGCTGTGAACATCCACCTCACGCCCTGGGACCTCCGCCTCATCACCATTGACTACATCCAGAAGGGCATACTCCTGCCCAAGCCTCCTACCGGCGGAGTTGGAGAGCGTCTCGTCGACACCCTCGCGTCCTCTTTCGAGCGCGCCCTGTGCAAGTTCTACCCCTtcgccggccggctcgtcgtagaGCCTCACGACGGCGGGACCGTCGCCGTCCTGTTGCGGTGCACGGGAGAAGGCGCCGAGTTCATCCACGCGGTGGCGCCCGGTGTCGCGGTCGCGGACATCGTTGGGTCATTACACATCCCTTCGGTTGTGTGGGAGTTCTTCCCGCTCAACTATGTGCTCGGTGCGGACGCCGCCACGGAGTCGCTTCCTGTGCTGTCAGCGCAGGTCACCGAGCTCGCCGACGGCGTCTTCATCAGCATGTCGATGAACCACTCCGCAGGCGACGGCACCGCCTTCTGGGAGTTCTTCAACTCCTGGTCAGAGATCAACCGAGGTGGCATCGATCTGCACGAGGTACGGACGCCAGCACCGGTGCACCAGAGGTTTTTCCTCGACACCAGCCCCGTACCGGTCCGCCTGCCGTTCAGCAAACTGCGGGACGTCGTCCGGCGGTTCGAGCGCCGGCCGGTGGAGGAATGCTTCTTCACCTTCTCCGCAGCGAGCATCCAGAAGCTCAAGGCCAGGGCGAACAGCGAAACGGCCGCCACCGTCGTCGCAATCTCCTCGCTGCATGCCCTGCTCGCGCACGTCTGGCGGGCGGTGTCCCGTGCTCGGCGCCTTCCGCCGGGGCAGGAGACGTCTCACTCTCTGCTCATCGGATGCCGGGGACGTGTGAAGTGCATACCAGAGGGTTACTTGGGCAACGCAGCGGTGTTCGGCAAGGCGAGCTCCACGGTCGGCGAGATCCTAGACAAGGGGCTAGGCTGGACGGCGTGGCAGCTGAGTCGCGTGGTGGCGTCGTTCGACGAGGCTGCCATGGCGGACTGGCTGGATCGCTGGACCCGGGAGCCGGAATTCGTCTACGCGGGGAACAAGTCGGTCGGAGGTGCTGGTGCTGCGGTCGCGACTAGGAGCTCACCACATTTCGACGTGTTTGGGAACGACTTCGGATGGGGAAAGCCGGTTGCCGTGAGGAGCGGCCCCAGCAACAAGACGGACGGGAAGGTGACAGTGTTTGAGGGGGGTGAGCGTGGAGGGAGCATGTCGCTGGAGGTGTGCATCGCGCCGGACGCGCTGCAGAGGCTTCTCGTCGATGAGGAGTTCATGGACGCTGTGACTGTGAGCATGCCGTAA